A section of the Longimicrobium sp. genome encodes:
- a CDS encoding PDZ domain-containing protein, whose protein sequence is AERGLQSEQGALIVGLSDAARQLGLREGDLILQINRVRVSSAEEAARMLGQLTGTGVVMYVEREGRLAATQFMLGS, encoded by the coding sequence GCCGAGCGCGGGCTGCAGAGCGAGCAGGGCGCGCTGATCGTGGGCCTATCCGACGCGGCTCGGCAGCTGGGGCTGCGGGAGGGCGACCTGATCCTGCAAATCAACCGCGTGCGCGTTTCCAGCGCCGAAGAGGCCGCGCGGATGCTCGGGCAGCTGACGGGAACCGGCGTGGTGATGTACGTGGAGCGCGAAGGCCGGTTGGCCGC